The DNA sequence actttacctcttccaaggcatcctttaccagatcagtaccatataacctagcctcgccaggctcaaaccacccgatggaagaacgacatcgccaaccacataaagcctcaaatgggccCATCTCggtgctggactgataactgttgttgtaagcaaactcaacCAAAGGCAAGAACGGATCCCACTGttccccaaagtcaatcacacatgatctcaacatgtcctccaatatctgaactgtccactctgactgcccgtcggtctatggatgaaacgctgtgctgagctctatatgggtccccaactcactcaaTGCGGCTCTtcagaaatgtgaagtgaactgagggcctctatctgatatgatggaaacaggcacaccatgcagccgaatgaaatgtgccgacttggtcaatctgtcgacaatgacccaaactgcatcaaccttctgcaaggtccgcggcaatccaactacaaagtccatagtgatgcgctcccatttccactcaggtatagtcatctgctgaagtaggccacctggcctttggtgctcatacttgacctgcttgcaatttagacacctagctacatactccactatgtttttcttcatccgccgccaccaataatgctgtctcaggtcacgatacatcttcgtagcacctgggtgaatagaatatcgagaaatATGTGCCTCCtatagaatcctctccctcaatccatcagcattaggaacacatagacgaccctggagtcgtagaacaccatcctcgccaataaAAACTTCTTTAGCACCACCCTGAAGTACTGTCTCTCTAAGAATTTTCAAGTGCGATCATCAAATTGTCGGGCCTTGATCTGCcccaataatgaagactgagcaacaacatatgcaagaactcggttgggatttaaaatatccaacctcacacatcagttagccaaggactgaatatccagagctagtggcctctcctccgctgaaataaatgccaagctacccatactctctgccttcctgcttaaggcatccgcgactacatttgccttgcccagatgataaagaatggtgatgtcataatcctttagtaaccCGAGCCATCTACGCTACCTAAAATGGAGATCCCTTcccttgaacaaatgctgtaagcTGCGATGATTAGTATGGACCTCACATGACACTCCATACAGatagtgcctccatatcttaagagaATGAACAATTGTGGCTAACTCTAGatcatgcacagggtaattcttctcatgaatcttcagctaacgcgaagcatatgcaataacccgcccctcctgcatcaatacaaaacccaagccaacgcgtgaagcatcgcaatataccataTACATCCCCGAGCCGGAAGGCAATACTAGAACcagtgctgtagtcaaagctgtcttgagcttttggaagctcacCTCATAATCATCGGACCAAAAGCACAGAGcatccttctaggtcaatctagtcataggtgctgcaatggatgaaaagccctccaaaAATCGGTGATAAtagcctgctaaccccaagaaacccCTGATCTCAGCCGCcaaagtaggacgaggccaactcttaactgcctcaatcttcttgggatccactttaataccctcttttgatacaacatgccctaataatgccacagactctagccaaaactcacatttggagaacttagcatatagctcatgctctcgcaatgtctgaagtaccactctcaaataTTGCTCGTGCCCCccggctacgtgagtaaatcaagatgtcatcaatgaagacaataacaaaggaatcaatataaggcctaaacactttgttcatcaaatccatgaacgccgctgggcattagtcaagccgaaggacatcactagaaactcatagtgaccatatttggtatggaaggcagtcttcggaacatctgagtcccgaatattcaactaatggtaccccgatctaaagtcaatcttagaaaagaccctagcaccctgcaactcgTCGAACAGATTATCGATAtacggcaacgggtacttgttcttgatggtaacgttgttcaactggcggtaatcaatggacatccgcatagtcccatatttcttcttcacaaataacactggtgcacccaaggtgatacacttggtctcaCAAACCCCTTTTCTAACAACTTCTCAAGTTGTTCCTCCAACTTCTTCAATTCTTTCGGttccatacggtacggtgggataaATATAGGCTGGGttcctggagccaaatcaatatcatGATATGGCGGCATacctggaaggtcagaaggaaacacatcggcgaactcccagactactggcactgaatcaatcgtcgaaGACTCTGCGGTGGTGTCCCGAACATAAGGCAAacaagccaaacaacccttctcgaccatatgtcgagcctttagAAAAGAGATGACCCGACTAGCTGTACTAACCGAGGAACCCTTCTAGTCCAATCTTGATAAttctggcatcgctaaggtaatagtcttgTAATGACAATCAAGGACGTCGTGGTATGGAGATAACCAGaccatgcctaggatgacctcaaagtcgatcatatcaagtAGAAGAAGGTCCGCcctagtctcgtaaccacagaaTATGACCACACAGGATcggtagatctgatccacaatcATAGAATCGcctacaagagtggacacataaagaGGATTACCCAAGGAGTCACGAGGattatccagaaaatgagcaaacagggatgacacatatgagtaggtagaccctggatcaaataataccgaagcatacCTACCGTctacagaaataatacttgtgatcatgaCATCTGAGGCcaatgcatctggtctggccggagaAGCATAGAATTTGGCTGGAGCGCCGGCGGGCTGGCCCCCGCCTGACTGAATAGTAGTTGACTGGCCTCCCcatgcctggcctccacctctaggacggtccCTACTagcctgccctccgcctctgggcggtaGATAGTCGGTGCTAAAATCATGGGCTGCTGGCCCTACTGCACTGCCTTGTCCTGaaacctggggcagaatctccttATGTGACCGAGATCTCTGCACTCGAAACAGCCCCTCGGTGTGCCGATATGCTGCCCTGATGTCTGATCCTGATGGAATGTAGACCCACTTCAAGAACCATGGATAACCGGTGAGCAGTATGAACTCTCCGGCATGGCACTAACATAGGAGCTGGAAGAACCCTGGTGACCtgagtacccactggaagaaccctggagGGCTAGTgggtggtaagaactctctggtgtGGTGCGAAAATAGGGGCgcgctggagcacctcgaggatgTGGCGGTGATAaatatgggggcctgctaggctaacccctcccaaactgacctctgcctctagccggggcacctctaaactctctagAGAAATGGGCCCTCTTGCCCTGCTGCgtctgctctctctctctctctttctgatggtagccctcaatcctccgagtaATCTCCACTACCAGCTGATAAGAAGTCCcaatctcaacctctcgggccatattgGCCCTAATACCGGAGTGCAGCCCCGcaataaacctctgcactctctctacaTCCGTAGGAAGTATCATCAGTGCATGGTGAGACAACTcaaaaaacctcgcctcatagtcggtcactaatatctgaccctgctcaagctgctcaaactgataccacaactcttccctctcggAGGGTGGAGTATATCTATCCAGGAAAAGCTGTGTGAACTGgctccaagtcatgggaggagaacctgctggtctgccaagaaggtaagactgccaccatctacgggccctgccctccagctggaaagtagtgaagtcaaccccatgagactccagcatcctcatgttgtgcagtctgtccctgcacctatcaatgaaatcTTGGGCATCCTCATGATGCTCAGCCCCTAAGACAGGAGGGTGTAACCTAGTGCATCTGTCCAATAACTTCTGTGTATCGCCGTCCGCAGtcggtctaggctcaggtgcagCCGCCGCAACTGTTTGGGCTCCGCCATCGGGTAGTGCACCCAGAGTATGATATACCGTAGCTACGTGCCCAGGAGCCTGAgaagtaggggtctgtgctccccctcctacctgagatgtggctgggtctgctggaaataaaccagcctgagtcatggtGTCCATGAACTGCATCATacaacccatgacctcctgaaagcccggtgaTGTCATGAAATCTATCGTGGCTGGCTCTGCGGCAGGCACCTTGCCCTGTACCTCAATAATGGAA is a window from the Nicotiana tomentosiformis chromosome 10, ASM39032v3, whole genome shotgun sequence genome containing:
- the LOC138899721 gene encoding uncharacterized protein encodes the protein MGCMMQFMDTMTQAGLFPADPATSQVGGGAQTPTSQAPGHVATVYHTLGALPDGGAQTVAAAAPEPRPTADGDTQKLLDRCTRLHPPVLGAEHHEDAQDFIDRARRWWQSYLLGRPAGSPPMTWSQFTQLFLDRYTPPSEREELWYQFEQLEQGQILVTDYEARFFELSHHALMILPTDVERVQRFIAGLHSGIRANMAREVEIGTSYQLVVEITRRIEGYHQKEREREQTQQGKRAHFSREFRGAPARGRGSDIRAAYRHTEGLFRVQRSRSHKEILPQVSGQGSAVGPAAHDFSTDYLPPRGGGQASRDRPRGGGQAWGGQSTTIQSGGGQPAGAPAKFYASPARPDALASDVMITSIISVDGRYASVLFDPGSTYSYVSSLFAHFLDNPRDSLGNPLYVSTLVGDSMIVDQIYRSCVVIFCGYETRADLLLLDMIDFEVILGMVWLSPYHDVLDCHYKTITLAMPELSRLD